In the genome of Campylobacter helveticus, the window TAAAGAAGTAAAGAATAAAATGAAAAGTGAGGAAAAACTTAAAATCATAGTGTTTAAAAAACGCTCTTTAATGAGAGAAAAAACATCTTCGGTGTGGATTAAAGAAATTCCAAAATCTCCCCTCAAAGCCTTAGAAAGCCAAGAGCCGTATTGTTTTAACAAAGGCTCATCTAAGCCAAAACTTTTTTCAAGGCGTTCTTTTGCCTCTAAAGTTGTGGTATTTGTGCCTTTTGCATACGCAATGCTACCCTTACTAAAATGAAGCATTACAAAACACAAAAAAGTGCTAAAAAAGGCGATAAATACCACAAAAATAAGGCGTTTAAACACTAATTTTTACTCCACTCATAAGCATTATGCGTAAAACCAACGCCGTGATGCCCTAAAATTCTAGGCTTAACACCCTTTAAATTCGCATCATAAACTAAAGCAAAATCTAAATAAGTAAGGAAAATGAAAGGCGGATTTTCATAAAGGGCATTGATAAATTCAGCATAATGCTTCTTTCTTTCTTTAGAATCTAGTGAATTTCTCGCTTTTTCTAAAGCTTTATCCACATTTTCATCATTATAGTGTCCAAAATTCCAGCCTATCGGGCTTTTATTTGTATCTTGTGAGCTTTCAAATACCCTATAAGTGTGAAAATCCGGGTCATACGGACTCCCCCAGCCTATTAAAAAACTATCCACCTTAGAATAGTCAAAACTACCCGATGGCTTAGCCACAACCTTAGTTTCCACGCCAAATTTCTTAAACTCACTCTGTAAAATTCCAGCCAAACTTACACGCAAAGGGTCATTACTCATCGTATAAATGTCAAAACTTAGCACCTTGCCATTTTTCTCATACAAACCTTTTGCATTCTTTTTAAAACCCGCCTTTAGCAAAAGCTCATCAGCCTTTTTCATATCATAAGTATAGCTTTTAAATTCCTTAGGAGCTGCCCAAGAATTTTGCAAAGGATGCGAAGCAACAAAACCATATCCATGCAAAATATTATCAACGATGGCTTGTTTATTTACCGCATAATTAAGCGCTAAACGGACATTTTTATCTTTTAAAAATTCATTTTCCAAATTAAACATTAAGGCTCTATAATCAGCCGATTTCTCCCTCGTAATTTTAAATTTCTTGTCCCCCTCAAAAGTTTTTAGCAAAGAAGAATCAATCAAAGCCGCGTCAATTTTGCTATTTTTAAGCTCCACAGCCGCGACATTTGCATCATTAATATGCCTTAAAATAAGCTTTTTGCTCTTTACCTTTCCCAAGTAAAAATTCTCATTTGCGCTTAAACTAACATACTCGCCTTTTTTCCATTTTTCAAATTTAAAAGCTCCCGTGCCGACTGGATTTTGATTGAACTTGCTTGTGTTTAAGTTCTCTTTTTCAAATAAGTGAGCTGGCAATATCCCAGCACTTAAAGAATCTAAAAAAGCCACGAAAGGCTTAGAAAGCGTGATTTTGACCTTATAGTCATTTAAAATTTCTACACTTTTAATATCCTTAAAATTAACATAAATTTCCGCATTATTTTTAGGATTTTTAAACGCTTCAAGGCTAAATTTCACATCTTTGGCGCTAAATTTCACCCCATCGTGCCACAAAACATCATCTCTAAGCTCAAACTCATAAACCAAACCATCCTGACTAATGCTCCAAGATTTTGCTAAATCAGGCTGCACTTTCATATTTTCATCAAAACGCACTAAACCTGAAAAAATTAATCCTATCACCGCATCGTGGTCCTCACTATAAGCTGGGTTGATTTTAACCGCTTCATTTTCCACGCCGATGATA includes:
- a CDS encoding ABC transporter substrate-binding protein, producing MRILALMLCLLYALWAKDMLIIGVENEAVKINPAYSEDHDAVIGLIFSGLVRFDENMKVQPDLAKSWSISQDGLVYEFELRDDVLWHDGVKFSAKDVKFSLEAFKNPKNNAEIYVNFKDIKSVEILNDYKVKITLSKPFVAFLDSLSAGILPAHLFEKENLNTSKFNQNPVGTGAFKFEKWKKGEYVSLSANENFYLGKVKSKKLILRHINDANVAAVELKNSKIDAALIDSSLLKTFEGDKKFKITREKSADYRALMFNLENEFLKDKNVRLALNYAVNKQAIVDNILHGYGFVASHPLQNSWAAPKEFKSYTYDMKKADELLLKAGFKKNAKGLYEKNGKVLSFDIYTMSNDPLRVSLAGILQSEFKKFGVETKVVAKPSGSFDYSKVDSFLIGWGSPYDPDFHTYRVFESSQDTNKSPIGWNFGHYNDENVDKALEKARNSLDSKERKKHYAEFINALYENPPFIFLTYLDFALVYDANLKGVKPRILGHHGVGFTHNAYEWSKN